From the Bacillus sp. SM2101 genome, one window contains:
- a CDS encoding DUF4931 domain-containing protein, which translates to MSNTHLEFNMLIGANKPENIINKNASCPFCDRDSLENIIDEDRAIILLKNKYPVLKDAYQTVIIETDDCHSELSTYSKDHLYRLLSFSLNHWIKLMNTNEYQSVIFFKNHGPYSGGSLRHPHMQIVGLNYVDYSQNVSIRDFEGIHIASKDGVLFNISSFPRMGFVELNIKLPSFEKHLVMADYIQIATHYVLNHFHKNCNSYNLFFYYVENEIYAKVIPRFTTSPLFVGYSIPQVSNQTSRIAKNIQEKYFK; encoded by the coding sequence GTGTCTAATACACACCTAGAATTCAATATGCTTATAGGTGCAAATAAACCAGAAAATATAATAAATAAAAATGCATCATGTCCATTCTGTGATCGTGATAGCTTGGAAAATATTATAGACGAAGACAGAGCAATCATTCTACTAAAGAATAAATATCCAGTTCTAAAAGACGCATATCAAACTGTAATAATTGAAACTGATGATTGTCACTCAGAACTTTCGACTTATTCAAAAGATCATTTGTATCGACTCTTATCCTTTAGCTTAAATCATTGGATAAAATTAATGAATACAAATGAATACCAGTCAGTTATATTTTTTAAAAACCATGGCCCATATTCGGGCGGATCGTTAAGACACCCACATATGCAAATTGTAGGCCTTAATTATGTTGATTACTCACAAAATGTTTCAATAAGGGATTTCGAAGGCATTCATATTGCTTCAAAAGATGGTGTTTTGTTCAACATTTCATCCTTTCCCCGAATGGGCTTTGTTGAATTAAATATCAAGCTACCATCTTTTGAGAAACATTTAGTGATGGCTGATTATATCCAAATTGCAACCCATTATGTATTAAATCATTTTCACAAAAACTGTAATAGTTATAATCTTTTTTTCTATTATGTAGAAAATGAGATTTACGCTAAAGTCATTCCACGGTTTACTACATCACCGTTGTTTGTTGGATATTCAATTCCACAAGTCTCAAATCAAACTTCAAGAATTGCAAAGAATATACAAGAAAAGTATTTTAAATGA
- a CDS encoding PAS domain-containing sensor histidine kinase, translating to MKKKHGLYKHISFYILLVIIPSILIITVVINYVVDDLKKDLYDETKEIVKFHENHIDSFIGEAKVSLETLALVYNILDESESNLTQILQNTQQKDPRFDGLYFVNKSGVITVGSTAMLENVPIYDREYFLEAQKTKKTTISKSLFSRVSGDEVIVVITPITQNNDEIKGYLLASLRLNYMENVMNQLTPNMIIKVSDSNQPFLFGTKQAKNINEPFPIKEQFNEVPWVIEAQPLALEKKELIQTSLLIIGLTFFFTNILFLFGEYVLLKRKAKVERLQNDAQKLELVGALAASTAHEIRNPLTGIKGLIQLLSEKYKNQEDQYYFSVIQTEINRINEISSEFLVLGKPTIQKNEKYCLVDILDELDPILRSEANLYNVELDVITPTHKVYVRLSKDHIKQVILNLTKNALESIKNDGRIKIQLCTRDKFCRLEITDNGKGMTEEVLSKVFTPFFTMKDKGTGLGLVVCKRIVNMYNGHIKIHSIENKGTTVEILFPLCTSKK from the coding sequence TTGAAGAAAAAACATGGATTATATAAACACATTTCTTTTTACATTTTATTAGTAATCATTCCATCAATATTAATTATTACGGTAGTAATTAACTATGTTGTAGATGATTTAAAAAAAGATTTGTATGATGAAACGAAAGAGATTGTCAAATTTCATGAAAATCATATAGACAGTTTTATCGGTGAGGCAAAAGTTAGTCTAGAAACGCTCGCATTAGTCTATAACATATTAGATGAGAGCGAAAGTAATTTAACTCAAATTTTACAAAATACACAACAAAAAGATCCTCGATTTGATGGATTGTATTTTGTGAATAAAAGTGGAGTTATCACAGTAGGTTCGACTGCTATGCTTGAGAATGTTCCAATCTACGATCGAGAGTATTTTCTAGAGGCACAAAAAACTAAAAAAACAACAATCTCAAAATCCCTTTTTAGTAGAGTTAGTGGTGATGAAGTCATAGTAGTTATCACACCTATTACTCAAAATAACGATGAAATAAAAGGTTATTTATTAGCGAGTTTACGCCTTAATTATATGGAAAATGTCATGAATCAGTTAACCCCGAATATGATTATTAAAGTTTCTGATTCCAATCAGCCATTTTTATTTGGAACGAAGCAAGCTAAAAATATTAACGAACCTTTCCCAATTAAGGAACAATTTAATGAAGTACCTTGGGTAATAGAAGCTCAACCTTTAGCTTTGGAGAAAAAAGAGCTCATTCAAACAAGTTTGTTAATTATAGGGCTTACGTTCTTTTTTACTAATATCCTTTTTTTATTTGGAGAATATGTTTTACTTAAAAGAAAAGCCAAAGTTGAACGCCTACAGAATGATGCACAAAAGCTTGAGTTAGTGGGAGCATTAGCAGCAAGTACTGCACATGAGATTCGCAACCCTTTAACTGGTATAAAAGGGCTCATTCAACTGTTAAGTGAAAAATATAAAAACCAAGAAGATCAATATTATTTCTCTGTTATCCAAACAGAAATTAATAGAATTAATGAAATTTCAAGTGAATTTTTAGTTCTTGGTAAACCTACCATTCAAAAAAACGAAAAGTATTGCCTAGTAGATATTTTAGATGAACTTGACCCTATTCTGCGCTCAGAAGCAAATTTATATAATGTAGAGTTAGATGTTATTACGCCAACACATAAAGTTTATGTTCGCCTTTCAAAAGATCATATTAAACAAGTCATATTAAATCTAACAAAAAATGCTCTTGAATCGATAAAAAATGATGGACGAATTAAGATACAATTATGTACAAGAGATAAATTCTGTAGACTTGAGATTACAGATAATGGAAAAGGTATGACGGAAGAGGTATTATCGAAAGTATTCACACCATTTTTTACAATGAAGGATAAAGGCACTGGTCTTGGCCTTGTCGTATGTAAAAGGATCGTTAATATGTATAACGGACATATAAAGATTCATAGTATTGAAAACAAAGGAACAACCGTTGAGATTTTATTCCCATTATGTACATCTAAGAAATAG
- a CDS encoding S-layer homology domain-containing protein, whose protein sequence is MVQILRHEVETNENNTTITVYVNENQTEFATEFDSKQNDDKNDLEESVQNYVKKRFPNLKKATVKVVVGSMLVTSFAVSPALGIIGGGNQAEAAEAEEETEEALESDFSDVSLENMDEETVSAINDLVDMGVITGYEDGTFQPWEDISRQHAAVMFVRMMDLDTTDVEDPGFEDVTPDDLYYKEIAAAVEAGLFIKAENFNPTATFTRGQAATVLVRAFDLEGDKTTPFTDITDSGHDDMIGILFNNGITKGTTESTFSPHSEVKRSQFALFLFRTFQLDEDVDDDTIGEANPDDEGIVDDETGNPDDEGNIDDEAGNPDDEGNVDDETGNPDDEGNVDDETGNPDDEGIPDDEGIVDDEAGNPDDEGVVDDEAGNPDDEGVVDDEAGNPDDEGIIDDEAGNPDNEENV, encoded by the coding sequence ATGGTACAAATCTTACGACATGAAGTTGAAACAAATGAAAATAACACAACAATTACAGTTTATGTAAATGAGAACCAAACAGAATTTGCAACAGAATTTGATTCTAAACAAAATGATGATAAAAATGATTTAGAAGAAAGTGTACAGAACTATGTCAAAAAGAGATTTCCAAACCTAAAAAAAGCTACTGTTAAAGTCGTTGTTGGTTCAATGCTTGTTACATCTTTTGCAGTTAGCCCAGCCTTAGGTATAATTGGAGGAGGAAATCAAGCTGAAGCAGCTGAAGCAGAAGAAGAGACTGAAGAGGCACTTGAAAGTGATTTTTCAGATGTTTCTCTCGAAAACATGGATGAAGAAACTGTTTCAGCTATTAACGATTTAGTAGATATGGGTGTCATCACAGGATATGAAGATGGCACATTCCAACCTTGGGAAGATATTTCAAGGCAGCATGCAGCAGTAATGTTTGTTAGAATGATGGATTTGGACACAACTGATGTTGAGGACCCAGGGTTTGAAGATGTAACCCCTGATGATTTGTATTACAAAGAAATTGCAGCTGCTGTTGAAGCTGGATTATTCATAAAGGCGGAGAATTTTAATCCAACTGCTACTTTCACACGGGGTCAAGCCGCTACTGTTTTGGTTAGAGCATTTGATTTAGAAGGAGATAAAACAACACCATTTACAGATATAACAGATAGTGGTCACGATGATATGATTGGAATTTTATTCAATAACGGTATAACCAAAGGAACGACTGAATCAACATTTTCACCACATTCCGAAGTAAAACGTTCACAATTCGCTCTATTTTTGTTCAGAACTTTTCAATTAGATGAAGATGTAGATGATGATACGATTGGTGAAGCTAATCCAGACGATGAGGGTATTGTCGACGACGAGACTGGTAACCCTGATGATGAAGGTAATATCGATGACGAGGCTGGCAATCCTGATGATGAAGGTAACGTCGATGACGAGACTGGCAATCCTGATGATGAAGGTAACGTCGATGATGAGACTGGCAATCCTGATGATGAGGGTATTCCTGATGATGAGGGTATTGTTGACGATGAGGCTGGCAATCCCGATGATGAGGGTGTTGTTGACGACGAGGCTGGCAATCCCGATGATGAGGGTGTTGTTGACGACGAGGCTGGTAATCCTGATGATGAGGGTATTATTGACGACGAGGCTGGTAATCCTGATAATGAGGAAAACGTCTAG
- a CDS encoding cation:proton antiporter: MHELDLHHIFELGMILIMLAAGITAIAKKFKQPYPIALVIVGTIIGLVNIPVLEPLKEFITEGEVFNFVIITLFLPALLGEAALKLPYTHLLENKKPIIALAFGGTFLSFLIIGFSSHYLLNLSIPAAFVFAALMSATDPVSVLSIFKSVGVKKRLATVIEGESLFNDGLAVVLFNISAFYLLSYIDQGWVGAGLGAWEFIKVISLGLIIGGSLGYAFSLLTKYFDDYPLEIIFSIILFYGSFLLAESVHASGVIAVVVASLIFGNYGSKIGMSPTTKLNINNFWDVAALLANSLVFLMVGLEITRIDLTDKWGMIGLALLIVLIGRSIAVYTSLSIVKNFPLNWKHVLNWGGLKGSLSIALVLSLPRDFTGREDILILAFSVVLFSLVFQGLTIKPLIKKLGVISTRKGSDDYERYLAQLYRYQASKDELYNVKSKLYIPHLVYKELLATYDAHIENIQNDLNQLFKEHPELKENQMAALKKHILYVEHEAISRLEKEDIISAEIKTAVQETITNELVKLEEK; the protein is encoded by the coding sequence ATGCACGAATTAGACTTGCACCACATTTTTGAACTTGGCATGATTTTAATCATGCTTGCGGCAGGAATAACTGCAATAGCAAAGAAGTTTAAGCAACCATATCCAATTGCACTTGTTATTGTAGGAACTATTATTGGGTTAGTAAATATCCCTGTACTTGAACCATTGAAGGAGTTTATTACCGAAGGAGAAGTGTTCAACTTTGTTATCATTACACTGTTTCTACCTGCTTTATTAGGGGAAGCTGCACTGAAACTCCCATATACACATTTGTTGGAAAATAAAAAGCCAATTATTGCATTAGCATTTGGAGGAACCTTTTTATCTTTCCTTATCATTGGTTTTTCATCCCATTACCTGTTAAATTTATCTATACCTGCAGCCTTCGTATTCGCCGCATTAATGAGTGCTACAGACCCTGTAAGTGTATTATCAATATTTAAAAGTGTTGGTGTTAAAAAACGCCTTGCTACTGTAATTGAGGGTGAGTCTCTTTTTAATGATGGCTTAGCAGTTGTTCTATTTAATATTTCTGCATTTTATTTACTCTCTTATATTGATCAAGGTTGGGTAGGCGCCGGCCTAGGTGCTTGGGAATTTATAAAGGTAATCTCACTAGGACTCATTATTGGTGGTTCATTAGGATATGCATTCTCACTATTAACTAAATATTTTGATGATTATCCCCTCGAAATTATTTTTAGTATTATTTTATTTTACGGATCGTTTTTATTAGCCGAAAGCGTACATGCTTCAGGAGTTATCGCAGTAGTTGTAGCTTCACTTATCTTCGGTAATTATGGATCAAAAATTGGGATGAGCCCAACTACAAAACTAAATATCAATAATTTTTGGGACGTCGCTGCATTACTTGCCAATTCACTTGTCTTTTTAATGGTTGGATTAGAAATAACAAGAATAGACCTAACTGACAAATGGGGCATGATTGGATTAGCGTTGCTCATCGTATTAATCGGTCGAAGCATTGCGGTCTATACTAGCTTGTCAATCGTCAAAAATTTCCCATTAAATTGGAAACATGTACTGAATTGGGGAGGGTTAAAAGGGTCGCTATCCATTGCACTCGTATTAAGCTTACCGCGTGACTTTACGGGACGAGAAGATATCTTAATTCTAGCATTCAGTGTTGTACTATTTTCCCTTGTATTCCAAGGTTTAACAATAAAGCCTCTTATAAAAAAACTAGGCGTTATTTCTACTAGAAAAGGTTCTGATGATTATGAAAGATATTTAGCTCAACTATACCGATATCAAGCATCAAAGGATGAGCTATATAATGTTAAATCTAAACTATATATCCCTCATCTAGTTTACAAGGAGTTATTAGCTACTTATGACGCACATATAGAAAATATACAGAACGACCTTAACCAATTATTTAAGGAACACCCTGAATTAAAGGAAAACCAAATGGCAGCTTTAAAAAAACACATTCTATATGTGGAGCATGAAGCCATTAGTAGACTTGAAAAAGAAGACATTATTTCAGCCGAGATTAAGACAGCAGTACAAGAAACGATTACAAACGAACTGGTCAAGCTAGAAGAAAAATAA
- a CDS encoding M3 family oligoendopeptidase: protein MKFETYTYERPNMKEIEAQYHLAINKFKNASNVDEQELAMNDINIIRNDVSSMFNLCYIRHSIDTEDEFYKQEQDYLDEVQPLLQGLISDYYKELVNSKFRVELEEKWGKQLFALADAELKTFSPEVVEDLQLENKLSTEYTKLIASAKIMFEGEERTLAQLGPFAESTDREMRKKANEARFGFYKEHAEQLDDIFDKLVKVRTEIAVKLGYKNFVELGYYRMTRTDYNADMVKNFRDQVKEYIVPLATKLRERQQERIGVDALKYYDEGFQYKTGNATPKGSPEWIINNGKKMYEELSPETNEFFNYMIDNNLMDLVAKKGKASGGYCSYIENHKSPFIFSNFNGTSGDIDVLTHEAGHAFQVYESRNYEIPEYNWPTFEACEIHSMSMEFFTWPWMELFFEGDTEKYKFSHLSESLLFLPYGVAVDEFQHFIYENPEATPKERKLAWRDLEKKYLPHRDYDGNEYLEQGGFWQRQSHIYQTPFYYIDYTLAQICSFQFWKRSREDQQSAWNDYVHLCKQGGSQSFTNLVKVANLTSPFEEGCVQSVVGEIDAWLSGVEDKKL, encoded by the coding sequence ATGAAATTTGAAACTTATACATACGAACGCCCAAATATGAAAGAAATTGAAGCCCAATATCATTTGGCTATTAACAAATTCAAAAATGCTAGTAATGTAGATGAGCAAGAACTAGCGATGAACGACATAAACATTATTCGTAATGATGTGAGTTCAATGTTTAACCTTTGTTATATCCGTCATAGCATCGATACAGAGGACGAATTTTACAAGCAAGAACAGGATTATTTAGATGAAGTTCAACCTTTGCTTCAAGGGTTAATATCGGATTATTACAAAGAACTTGTCAATTCTAAGTTTAGAGTTGAGCTAGAGGAGAAGTGGGGTAAGCAATTATTTGCATTAGCTGATGCTGAATTAAAAACATTTTCACCTGAAGTAGTAGAAGATTTACAATTAGAAAATAAATTATCCACAGAATATACAAAGTTGATAGCTTCTGCAAAAATTATGTTTGAAGGAGAAGAGCGTACACTTGCTCAGCTAGGTCCATTTGCTGAATCCACTGATCGAGAAATGAGAAAAAAGGCAAACGAAGCACGGTTTGGCTTCTACAAAGAGCATGCTGAACAACTGGATGATATATTCGATAAGCTAGTTAAAGTACGTACAGAAATTGCCGTAAAACTCGGATATAAAAATTTTGTTGAGTTAGGGTACTATCGAATGACAAGAACTGACTATAATGCAGATATGGTTAAAAATTTCCGAGACCAAGTGAAGGAATATATTGTTCCATTAGCTACTAAATTACGGGAACGTCAACAAGAGCGCATTGGGGTCGATGCTTTAAAATATTACGATGAAGGCTTTCAATATAAAACTGGTAACGCAACACCAAAAGGAAGTCCAGAATGGATTATAAATAACGGTAAGAAAATGTATGAAGAATTATCTCCTGAAACAAACGAGTTTTTCAACTATATGATTGATAATAATTTAATGGATCTCGTGGCTAAAAAGGGTAAAGCAAGTGGTGGGTATTGCTCCTATATAGAAAACCATAAGTCGCCATTTATCTTTTCAAATTTTAATGGTACTTCAGGCGATATTGATGTACTAACACATGAAGCGGGGCATGCTTTTCAGGTGTATGAGTCTAGAAATTATGAGATCCCAGAATATAATTGGCCTACTTTTGAAGCTTGTGAAATACACTCAATGAGTATGGAATTCTTCACTTGGCCATGGATGGAGCTATTTTTCGAAGGAGATACGGAAAAGTATAAATTCTCTCATTTAAGTGAATCGTTATTATTTCTTCCTTATGGAGTTGCAGTTGATGAATTCCAACATTTTATTTATGAAAATCCAGAAGCTACACCGAAAGAAAGGAAGTTGGCTTGGAGAGACTTAGAGAAAAAATATTTACCACATCGAGATTATGATGGAAATGAATATTTAGAACAGGGTGGTTTTTGGCAACGTCAAAGTCACATTTATCAAACTCCGTTTTATTATATTGATTATACGCTTGCGCAAATTTGTTCTTTCCAATTTTGGAAAAGGTCAAGAGAGGATCAGCAATCTGCTTGGAATGATTATGTTCATCTTTGCAAACAGGGAGGAAGTCAATCATTTACAAATCTTGTGAAAGTTGCGAATTTAACATCTCCTTTCGAAGAGGGCTGTGTCCAATCAGTTGTAGGTGAAATTGATGCATGGTTAAGTGGAGTAGAAGATAAAAAGTTGTAA
- the map gene encoding type I methionyl aminopeptidase yields the protein MIQLKTSREIALMEKAGALLVSCHKEIAKLIKPGISTYEIDQFVERYLKEHGATPEQKGFRGYEFATCASLNDEICHGFPRKKPLNDGDIVTIDMVVNLDGGLADSAWTYAVGQINDKTEKLLSVTKEAMYKGIEKAHVGNRMGDIGHAIQTFVENEGFSVVREFVGHGIGPTIHEEPQVPHFGLPHKGLRLKEGMVITIEPMVNVGAWQSKMDDNHWTARTIDGSLSAQYEHTIAITKDGPQILTDQQERTNV from the coding sequence ATGATTCAGTTAAAAACATCTAGAGAAATAGCATTAATGGAAAAGGCAGGTGCTTTATTAGTTTCATGTCATAAAGAGATTGCAAAACTAATTAAACCAGGTATATCAACATATGAAATAGACCAATTCGTTGAAAGATATTTAAAGGAACACGGAGCTACTCCTGAACAAAAAGGATTTCGCGGTTATGAGTTTGCTACATGTGCATCCCTAAATGATGAAATTTGTCATGGATTTCCTCGCAAGAAGCCTTTGAATGATGGGGACATTGTCACGATTGATATGGTCGTTAATTTGGATGGGGGATTAGCAGATTCAGCTTGGACATATGCAGTCGGACAAATCAATGACAAAACAGAAAAATTACTATCCGTAACGAAAGAAGCTATGTACAAAGGAATTGAAAAAGCACATGTTGGGAATAGAATGGGTGATATTGGTCATGCCATTCAAACATTTGTCGAAAATGAAGGGTTTTCAGTCGTACGAGAATTTGTTGGACACGGAATTGGACCAACTATTCACGAGGAGCCTCAAGTGCCTCACTTTGGTTTACCACATAAAGGATTGAGATTAAAGGAAGGTATGGTAATCACCATAGAACCTATGGTGAATGTTGGTGCTTGGCAATCAAAAATGGATGATAATCATTGGACTGCCCGTACGATTGATGGGAGTCTATCAGCACAATATGAGCATACTATTGCAATTACAAAAGATGGACCTCAAATACTAACTGACCAACAAGAAAGAACTAATGTATAG
- a CDS encoding ATP-binding protein, whose amino-acid sequence MNVQEFIHNRNKFLSKMLSIVYAIELAISIYINEFHTIMLIGIALLFLIYSFIFLAANPTLTMYVIIISLFTYFFVLNFFSPNSGNYFLIIFGIIVTTLYHQVLPIIFSGAIATCMLIFFFVTNYEENFATPSTTTDIYFGYFTVLTTIFFIFLAINTRQLWLSAQHSEQIMKQQLISIQEYFQSFFENSNDAILLLDINGTIIMMNDAFERIYGWTYEEAVGFHIEKINFKREERNELLQRVLSGERIVALPFSDKGKHGKDVDAEITLSPIYNDQQVIIAISVIARDISSKKETEARLIQSEKLAVVGEMAAGVAHEIRNPLTVISGFMKIIDSDKNNPYKYYSKLILDELKRINLIISEFLILAKPQAVKYEQVKINTIIEDVILLFQSECNLRDVNIHYENSNKSTLLTCEANQLKQVFINLLKNSIEAMPTGGTIHLLCTSTSNNLLIEVQDDGQGIPSSIIENIGNPFFTTKESGTGLGMMISQKIIQDHKGELSITSKENEGTTVAILLPLQ is encoded by the coding sequence GTGAATGTACAAGAATTTATCCATAATAGGAACAAGTTTTTAAGTAAAATGCTATCTATTGTTTACGCAATAGAATTAGCTATCTCCATTTATATAAATGAGTTTCACACTATCATGCTGATTGGAATAGCCCTACTTTTTTTAATATATAGCTTTATATTTCTAGCTGCCAATCCAACTTTGACGATGTATGTAATCATCATTTCATTGTTCACATATTTTTTTGTTCTAAACTTCTTCTCACCTAACAGTGGGAACTATTTTCTAATCATATTTGGGATCATAGTTACCACCCTTTATCATCAAGTTCTACCTATCATTTTTTCTGGGGCAATTGCTACCTGCATGCTAATATTTTTCTTTGTAACAAATTACGAAGAAAATTTTGCAACTCCTTCGACAACAACAGATATCTATTTCGGTTACTTCACCGTATTAACTACGATATTTTTTATTTTTTTAGCAATTAATACGAGACAGCTCTGGTTAAGCGCTCAACATAGCGAACAAATAATGAAGCAACAATTGATATCTATTCAAGAATACTTCCAATCTTTTTTCGAAAATTCAAACGATGCTATTCTGTTATTAGATATAAATGGGACTATAATTATGATGAACGATGCATTTGAACGAATTTACGGTTGGACCTACGAAGAAGCTGTAGGATTTCACATTGAAAAAATCAACTTCAAACGTGAAGAAAGAAATGAATTATTACAACGAGTCCTATCTGGAGAAAGGATTGTTGCATTACCATTCAGTGATAAAGGTAAACATGGGAAAGATGTAGATGCTGAAATCACATTATCACCCATTTACAATGACCAACAAGTAATCATAGCTATTTCAGTCATAGCCAGAGATATTAGTAGTAAAAAAGAAACAGAAGCAAGGCTTATTCAGTCTGAAAAACTTGCAGTAGTGGGTGAAATGGCTGCAGGAGTTGCACATGAAATCCGTAACCCATTAACAGTCATATCAGGATTCATGAAAATTATAGATAGTGATAAAAATAATCCGTATAAATATTATTCCAAATTAATATTAGATGAACTCAAACGTATAAACTTAATTATTAGTGAGTTTTTAATCTTAGCCAAGCCACAAGCAGTAAAATACGAACAAGTAAAAATCAATACAATTATTGAAGACGTCATTCTACTGTTTCAATCAGAATGTAATTTACGTGACGTCAATATCCATTACGAGAATTCAAATAAATCTACTCTCCTTACATGTGAGGCGAACCAGTTAAAGCAAGTGTTTATAAATTTATTAAAAAACTCCATTGAAGCAATGCCAACAGGTGGAACCATTCACTTACTCTGTACGAGCACAAGTAATAACCTGCTAATTGAGGTACAAGATGATGGACAAGGTATACCAAGTTCAATTATTGAGAACATAGGCAACCCGTTCTTCACTACGAAAGAAAGTGGGACAGGTCTTGGGATGATGATAAGCCAAAAAATTATTCAAGACCACAAAGGAGAACTATCTATTACTAGCAAAGAGAATGAAGGAACAACTGTAGCGATCCTGCTTCCACTACAATAG
- a CDS encoding Xaa-Pro peptidase family protein, with the protein MDKLKELRKLLLELNVDGLLITSAQNRRYITGFTGSAGVVLISANEAKLHVDFRYVEQATKQAIGFDIVKHKSNTINEIANSVSVQSELIGIKKLGFEQEHLSFGAFKIYEETLSSQLVPTSGIIEKLRMIKTDEEIDTIKTAAKIADGAFNHILEFIRPGISEKEIANELELFMREQGADSSSFDTIVASGYRSVFPHGVATPKIIEYGEMVTLDFGALYKGYRSDITRTIAIGEADEQLKEIYYVVKEALSLGVKGMKPGLSCKAGDKIVRDYITERGYGEYFGHGTGHGLGLDLHELPFLSAVADHVLQPNMVITVEPGIYIPHLGGVRIEDDIVITDNGSERLTHSTRELVFI; encoded by the coding sequence ATGGATAAACTTAAAGAACTTAGGAAACTACTTCTAGAACTAAATGTAGATGGACTTCTTATCACTAGTGCTCAAAATAGGCGGTATATAACAGGCTTTACTGGTTCTGCAGGAGTTGTACTTATTTCAGCAAATGAAGCTAAGTTACATGTGGATTTTCGTTATGTAGAGCAAGCGACCAAACAGGCAATTGGGTTTGACATTGTTAAACACAAAAGCAACACGATAAATGAGATCGCCAATAGTGTGTCTGTGCAGTCGGAGCTTATCGGTATCAAGAAGCTAGGTTTCGAACAAGAGCATCTATCATTTGGTGCATTTAAAATATATGAAGAAACTCTTTCCTCTCAGCTAGTTCCAACATCAGGGATTATTGAAAAGTTAAGGATGATAAAAACAGATGAAGAAATTGATACGATTAAAACAGCAGCAAAAATTGCTGATGGGGCATTTAATCATATACTAGAATTTATACGCCCAGGTATTAGCGAGAAAGAGATAGCTAATGAATTAGAATTATTTATGAGAGAGCAAGGGGCAGACTCGTCATCATTTGATACGATAGTAGCATCGGGCTATCGGTCTGTATTTCCACACGGTGTTGCTACTCCAAAGATTATTGAGTATGGAGAGATGGTAACGCTAGATTTTGGTGCTCTTTATAAGGGATACCGATCAGATATTACTCGTACGATTGCTATAGGTGAGGCTGATGAACAATTAAAAGAAATTTATTATGTTGTTAAAGAGGCACTATCGTTAGGTGTGAAAGGAATGAAACCAGGTTTATCATGTAAAGCCGGTGATAAAATTGTTAGAGATTACATTACTGAAAGAGGTTATGGAGAATATTTTGGTCATGGGACTGGTCATGGCCTTGGTCTAGATTTACATGAACTTCCTTTTTTATCAGCTGTAGCTGACCATGTCTTACAGCCAAACATGGTTATAACAGTAGAACCTGGAATTTATATCCCTCATCTTGGCGGTGTAAGGATTGAAGATGACATTGTCATAACAGATAATGGTAGTGAGCGATTAACACATTCAACAAGAGAGCTGGTTTTCATATGA